The following DNA comes from Triticum aestivum cultivar Chinese Spring chromosome 3D, IWGSC CS RefSeq v2.1, whole genome shotgun sequence.
TTGTTAGTTTAGTATTCCATTGTTTAGCAGACGGTTATATGAGCCTTCCGAGTATTGCATTTCTAATATAGAAATGGAATAAGAACTGTTTTATCATGCTACCCTTGCATGACAACATCCTTTTCCTACCTTCCTTCTCCTTAGACACCATTCAGTCAAGGTTTCATCATGGCACGTGGGCATCAGGGTTCAGGGTCTCAACCCCATAATACTCATAAGTATTAATAATGGTACAGTTTCAAAATACTACTGGCTCTATTAGGGGCAGGGAATTGTTTTGCAAAACTTTGTCTATACCATTTATTAGGAGTGTCATGTTCTGCAAAAACAGACACCTGACAATAAGAAGCACCAAGCGTATGGCGGTGCAATCTCTGACTAGCATAGCATGTGAAGGCCTAAGCTAAGGTGGTTGTGCATAACTGCTCACAATGTTAGTACACACTGATCAAACTGAATGCTTGCAATGGTACCTCTGAAACAACGGCGTAGTTGCAGAGTCACTGGCCCATGGCGCTGGGGGTGCAGCGTCGGATGCCTCTCTGGGAACAAGGGGCCTCTGACGAATGAATGGATTTGATGCATCTTTTGCAGCTGAGGAGGAGAACATTTGCCTTCTGTTTTCATGGACCTTCAAATTCTGCACATTCAGGGAGAAACACACTTAGTGCACCATTTATAATGAAGACACTGCACCATTTATAATGAAGACACTATCCAAAGAAAAAGGAAACATGGTGACAATATATTTGAATCAGGAAAGCATTTACTATTTTTATCTGACCTCTGTCCGCATTGTAAGGACTTCTTTGAATTCTTTCGTTGCACTCATCAGTCGATTTTTCAGGTTGTCCACAACTGTAGTGGAATGATTTGTTGTGTCCTTGGAAAGATTGCCGCTCTCATTTTGTGAATTGCACAGAACTTGTAAGTCCATAACAGCATTATTCAAAGCACCAATATCCTTCTTAACAACTGCAGTCAACTCTTGTATCTCTAAGGTAGGGTCATCAAAAACAGATGTCTTCTTTGCCACTGTAAACAATCATGTTGTAAAATCAGCATCGATCCAtactttatactccctctgttcacttttataagacgttttagacagCTGAAATTGAACTGTTTTGGGAGTTGTCTTAAATATCTAAACGGTCTtccaaaagtgaacagagggagtactgtaAATACACACAGAGCAAGTGTTGACATCATAGTTCAATATGGTTAACTTGCTGACAGGTGAAATAAAAAAGCAGTACATAACTATGAATGTTACTTTCTCGGTCAATAGTATCAAGAGGTCATTTACAAAATTTCCCATTCAACTGATAGCAGTTGTAAATTTTACAACCAATAACTTTGCATCAAAGTGCGAGGAAGCAGCTAAGCCACCACACTGCTATTAAGATATTACTTAGGTGGGAGGCCAAACTAATAAAAAATGTTAAGCTTCATCTAGTGCTTATGAATACAAAGAAGGTGCAAATAAGTAGAAACTATGTTCAATCCACATTTGACAGCGGTAGGCATACATCTATCTACATTTTCTACCTTCATGCAGTGTTACCAATGCAATGCAATGCAGAAAGTGCAGTGAAATCTTCTGAGGAAGGTATTAACCAACCAAAGACATCTAAAGCGGAGACAAGCACTCTAGAAGTGGCAACAGAATTAGTAGTACAGGGATACATACTAGTACAAATGATTATAAAAAAGGAACAATCAGTGAGCCCTCACTGCACAGCACTAGAGCAGATATGCAGACATTTCATATATCACTGAGAGACCAAGGTACTAGTTTACATTCAATGCACATGCACATAGCTGATGCATATAATCGCATTGAGACTGGACTTCTTTGCTCATCTAGCTTCAAACATGGTAATGGACAAAAGAAGCATCTTACTAGCAAGTACTAGAATATATCAGATGTAGTAATTCATAAACAGGCACAAAATGAGGCAGATGCCATCACTGCTATCATCGCAACAAGTGCAGAACAGCTGTCATGATACCAACAAAGCAAACTACGACAGCGCGATCTCCAGTAAGTACACAAACACTCAAAGATCAATAAAAATAGCAGACATCTAATCCAAATGTCATACGAGCACTAGGTAAGAAACAAGCATGCTTCGTACAATATATATACATAGCCATCCATGCACGTTGGCGTCTCCTCAGGCTACGAACTAATCAAGCATGAGCCGCGCAGCTTGCAGCTAGGGTGTTCCGAGATCCCAACCCAACAGCGCGGAGGGGAGGAACTAATCGCTGAACTAATCGGTGGCAACACAAGCACGAAGGTTGTATTGGTAGTAAATGGAAATGTAAAAAGGGGGGAGTTAGATAGTTATACATTTAGCGAGGCGGGCGAGCTTCTGGGAGGTCTGGTGGATCCCGAGCCCGATCTTGGAGGCGCGGCGGTTGAACTCGGAGTGCGCCGACGCGACGGAGCGCGAGTCGTCGAGGGGCCCGGCGCTGCCGCTGGCCGACGCGGCGGCGGGggacagggcgacgtggcggcgcgcGCTCTCGACGGCGGAGCGGAACTCGTTGGTGCGGTCCCGGAACGACGCCGGGGCGGACCGCG
Coding sequences within:
- the LOC123077533 gene encoding syntaxin-32; translation: MNLSRSAPASFRDRTNEFRSAVESARRHVALSPAAASASGSAGPLDDSRSVASAHSEFNRRASKIGLGIHQTSQKLARLAKLAKKTSVFDDPTLEIQELTAVVKKDIGALNNAVMDLQVLCNSQNESGNLSKDTTNHSTTVVDNLKNRLMSATKEFKEVLTMRTENLKVHENRRQMFSSSAAKDASNPFIRQRPLVPREASDAAPPAPWASDSATTPLFQRKKTNGDHGASSSSSSSPAFMQQQQLAVQQDSYMQSRAEALQNVESTIHELSNIFTQLATMVSQQGELAIRIDENMEETVANVEGAQGQLLKYLNSISSNRWLMMKIFFVLMVFLMIFIFFVA